One window of the Calditrichota bacterium genome contains the following:
- a CDS encoding CTP synthase: MSSPKSRTKFVFFTGGVVSSLGKGIAAASLGALLKSRGLRVTIMKLDPYINVDPGTMNPFQHGEVYVTDDGAETDLDLGHYERFLDISMSRLNNATTGQIYETVINRERAGDYLGGTVQVIPHITDEIKRRIKAVASSGKGWDVVLLEIGGTVGDIEGLPFLEAIRQLGLELGPRNCCYVHLTLIPYLESSGEMKTKPTQHSVQKLREIGIQPDILLCRTHQEIPSDMKRKIGLFCSVRSDAVIEARDVESIYEVPLNLQAQQLDQIVARRLGLDGLAPDMNSWSLTLSRIHKPQKSVRVAICGKYTGLHDAYKSIIESFVHAGGENDVRVHLDWLDSEKVTDANVGEHLKNIVGLLIPGGFGDRGIEGKIAAIRFVRENDIPFLGICLGMQCAVIEFARNVVGWKDANSSEFNDKTRHPVIDLLPEQRKLRRKGGTMRLGAQPCHCLPGTKAHHIYGSEIVSERHRHRYEVNNDYREDLEEAGLVFGGLSPDHQLVEMIELPGHPWFVGCQFHPELKSRFTKAHPLFREFVKAAREG; encoded by the coding sequence TTGTCCTCTCCCAAGTCCCGCACCAAGTTCGTCTTCTTTACCGGCGGCGTAGTATCGTCGCTTGGAAAGGGGATTGCCGCGGCGTCGCTTGGCGCGCTCCTGAAGAGCCGCGGCCTCCGCGTCACCATAATGAAACTCGACCCTTACATCAACGTCGATCCGGGGACGATGAATCCGTTCCAGCACGGCGAAGTCTATGTAACCGACGACGGGGCCGAGACCGACCTCGATTTGGGGCACTATGAGCGGTTCCTCGATATCTCGATGAGCCGCCTCAATAACGCCACCACCGGCCAGATCTACGAGACGGTCATCAATCGCGAGCGCGCCGGCGACTACCTCGGCGGGACGGTTCAGGTTATCCCCCACATCACCGATGAGATAAAGCGCCGGATCAAGGCTGTGGCCTCATCCGGCAAGGGCTGGGACGTCGTTCTGCTTGAGATCGGTGGCACCGTCGGGGATATCGAAGGTCTGCCTTTCCTCGAAGCAATCCGCCAACTGGGGCTTGAACTTGGCCCGCGCAACTGCTGCTATGTCCATCTGACACTGATTCCCTACCTCGAATCCTCAGGCGAAATGAAGACCAAGCCGACCCAACACTCGGTGCAAAAGTTGCGCGAGATAGGAATTCAACCCGATATCCTTCTTTGCCGGACGCATCAGGAGATACCGTCAGATATGAAACGCAAGATCGGACTATTTTGCAGTGTGCGGAGCGATGCTGTGATCGAAGCGCGCGATGTCGAGAGCATTTATGAGGTTCCATTAAATCTTCAGGCACAGCAATTGGACCAAATTGTAGCGCGCCGGCTAGGGCTTGATGGCCTGGCGCCTGACATGAACTCCTGGAGCTTGACGCTTAGCAGAATACATAAGCCCCAAAAATCGGTGCGCGTTGCCATATGCGGTAAATACACTGGCTTGCACGATGCCTACAAGTCGATCATTGAGTCATTTGTTCATGCCGGTGGTGAGAACGATGTTCGTGTTCACCTCGATTGGCTCGACTCCGAGAAGGTTACTGATGCCAACGTCGGAGAACACTTGAAGAATATCGTCGGTTTGCTTATTCCGGGCGGCTTCGGCGATCGGGGCATCGAAGGGAAGATCGCCGCAATCCGATTTGTTCGCGAGAATGACATCCCGTTTTTGGGTATCTGCTTGGGAATGCAGTGTGCGGTGATTGAGTTTGCCCGCAATGTGGTTGGCTGGAAAGACGCCAATTCGTCGGAATTTAACGATAAGACCCGTCACCCGGTGATAGATCTTTTGCCCGAGCAGCGCAAATTGCGGCGCAAGGGCGGCACCATGCGACTCGGCGCCCAGCCCTGCCACTGCCTGCCCGGGACGAAAGCGCATCACATCTACGGTTCGGAAATAGTTAGCGAACGGCATCGCCACCGTTATGAGGTGAACAACGACTATCGCGAGGACCTGGAGGAGGCAGGGCTGGTTTTCGGGGGGCTCTCACCCGATCATCAGTTAGTGGAGATGATCGAACTTCCGGGACATCCCTGGTTTGTTGGGTGTCAGTTTCATCCCGAACTAAAGAGCCGTTTCACCAAAGCGCATCCGCTCTTCCGTGAGTTTGTGAAGGCAGCACGCGAGGGGTGA
- a CDS encoding DUF2283 domain-containing protein yields MFLTYDPKFNVAYLRLKESSGEVETIKVSDAVNIDLAPDGTLYGIEFLNANEQISGFPGGEFVVVNEASGAKAKLELP; encoded by the coding sequence ATGTTCCTCACCTACGACCCCAAATTTAATGTCGCTTACCTCCGCCTTAAGGAATCTTCCGGCGAGGTGGAGACGATCAAAGTGAGCGACGCTGTCAACATTGACCTCGCGCCGGATGGCACGCTCTATGGCATAGAGTTTCTCAACGCTAATGAGCAAATCAGCGGCTTTCCCGGAGGCGAGTTCGTCGTAGTCAACGAAGCCAGCGGCGCCAAGGCTAAGTTGGAGTTGCCTTGA
- a CDS encoding HAMP domain-containing protein: MTFRARLFMVFAAMSAILIGVAIIVVNVQFRQHAIERQRDEFAVVHQRVDRFLRLSFDNLTGLATNVAQDPRLKASISTADRATITLALDELYANYWTDYFWLLDRDGVVMARVDRPRLWGDTLRELPVVRDALSGYSSGDIWLREGRLFQVAAAPILSSDIEVGVLLLGVDFSRILDEQFFQLSGLETALISGERLSASSVSSERRTLIQSALVQASKKDLVSESMPVVPIGVDTLKSAPHIRFDVAGEEFGGGGFALADITGQIVALGVAFRSMEIENQHYRMIQNALLLVGIGAVLASLTAAYFIARRITRPIQRLVRSSERLGDGDLDTPIKPDNNDEIGALANALDSLRISLRKAREDLIQSERLSTIGRMASSIIHDFRQPISAIYGYLDLLTMPGFPADERELHKEKLTKQIDRMIGMINELLDFARGEGRLSPEPIRLTDFLDELRITFERECQIRQIKFVTEYGWDGEVVIDARRLQRGVENIIRNAIQAVGDGGRIELRSECHREWCEIGIRDNGPGIPLEVIGTIFEPFVTYGKKEGTGLGLAVAQKVVREHGGEISVESIKGEGTNFTIRLPGSKLHPQGQIVPQTGTASENSI, translated from the coding sequence TTGACTTTCAGGGCGCGGCTTTTTATGGTCTTTGCTGCGATGAGTGCGATTCTCATCGGAGTGGCGATTATTGTTGTAAATGTGCAATTTAGACAGCACGCTATCGAGCGTCAGCGTGACGAGTTCGCCGTTGTGCATCAGCGCGTTGACCGGTTCCTTCGACTAAGTTTCGACAACCTGACCGGACTTGCTACTAACGTCGCTCAAGACCCGCGACTAAAGGCGAGTATCTCAACCGCCGACCGCGCCACTATAACTCTCGCGCTCGATGAACTCTATGCCAACTACTGGACCGACTACTTCTGGCTGCTTGACCGGGATGGTGTCGTCATGGCGCGAGTAGATCGACCCCGGTTATGGGGTGACACACTACGCGAACTGCCTGTGGTGCGGGACGCGCTCTCTGGTTATTCATCGGGTGACATTTGGTTACGTGAAGGCCGGCTCTTCCAAGTTGCTGCGGCTCCAATTCTTAGCAGTGACATTGAGGTCGGGGTCCTACTCTTGGGAGTGGACTTTAGCCGGATTTTAGACGAGCAGTTCTTCCAACTCTCCGGTCTGGAAACAGCGCTCATCAGCGGCGAGCGCCTCTCCGCAAGTTCGGTTTCCAGTGAGCGTAGAACCTTGATCCAGTCCGCACTGGTTCAGGCGAGCAAAAAGGATCTTGTTTCCGAGTCAATGCCGGTTGTTCCTATCGGAGTGGATACCTTAAAGTCGGCACCGCATATTCGGTTCGACGTTGCCGGTGAAGAATTCGGTGGTGGCGGCTTTGCTCTGGCTGACATTACAGGTCAGATTGTGGCCCTTGGCGTAGCCTTTCGGTCGATGGAAATAGAGAATCAGCATTACCGGATGATTCAGAACGCGCTCCTACTGGTTGGTATAGGAGCCGTCTTAGCTTCGCTAACTGCGGCTTACTTCATTGCAAGACGCATCACGCGTCCGATTCAGAGGTTGGTGCGCTCGTCGGAACGGCTCGGTGACGGCGACCTCGACACTCCCATCAAACCAGATAACAACGATGAGATCGGAGCACTGGCTAATGCCCTCGACAGTCTGCGCATCTCATTGCGCAAAGCCCGGGAAGACCTGATCCAAAGTGAACGACTTTCCACTATTGGCCGCATGGCTTCGTCGATCATCCACGACTTTCGTCAGCCTATTTCGGCGATTTATGGGTACCTCGATCTCTTAACGATGCCGGGCTTTCCCGCCGACGAGCGCGAACTTCACAAGGAAAAACTAACCAAACAGATCGACCGTATGATCGGTATGATCAACGAACTGCTCGACTTCGCCCGGGGAGAAGGCCGGCTTAGCCCCGAACCGATCCGTTTGACAGACTTTCTCGACGAACTGAGGATCACCTTCGAGCGTGAGTGTCAGATACGACAGATCAAATTCGTTACCGAGTATGGCTGGGATGGGGAAGTGGTGATCGATGCTCGACGATTGCAGCGCGGTGTCGAGAATATCATCCGGAACGCCATCCAGGCTGTCGGCGACGGCGGGCGCATCGAACTGCGTTCCGAGTGCCATCGTGAGTGGTGCGAAATCGGCATACGCGACAACGGTCCCGGGATTCCACTGGAAGTCATCGGAACGATCTTCGAGCCCTTTGTGACTTACGGCAAAAAGGAGGGCACCGGACTTGGACTCGCGGTTGCGCAGAAAGTCGTCCGCGAGCATGGCGGTGAAATCTCGGTTGAAAGCATCAAGGGCGAAGGCACCAATTTCACTATCCGCCTGCCGGGATCTAAATTGCACCCTCAAGGGCAAATTGTACCCCAAACCGGGACGGCGTCCGAGAATTCAATTTAG